DNA from Balneolaceae bacterium:
AAATACTCTGTTTTAGCTGGAAAGACTCCACCTCAACAACTAATTTCTCTGTTTCTTTTCGAAGCATCTGTTTCAGATCATAATTGATTCCTTTGTTCGATTTTTTCCGAGCCAGCGTGATATGGGGAATGTAAGAATCAGAATGTTTTGATTTGATATAGTCTTTTAGCGAATCCGAAATACTCTGTTGTAAATTTATTAATTCTTCGCAATGCTGTACACCCGCCCATATAATTCTCGGTGCCGATTCATTCGGAAATGCTCCCAAACCTTCAATTACCATATCAAATGGAGTAAATTCTATTTCTGACAATATTTTATGAATCTCGTCTTTCTCTTGTGCTGAACAATCACCCAAAAAAACCAATGTCAGATGCATCTGGTGCAGAGATGTTTTCTTCCACCCCGCTTGTTCGGGAATCCAGGATTGAATTGTTTTCAAAATGCTTTCAGGAAAATCGATAGAAACAAAAAGTCTCATCGGCGGATGGTAAAATCGTTAAAGTTATCTGTATCCGTTGTCAGTTCTACCTCTTCAACATTTTGCACTTTTGCACTTGCCGGTCCCTCTTTTAACTCTTCCATCATGTTATAAACATTTTCGGGAGAGCCTGTGAACACGGTTTCAACGGTTCCATCCTGTAAATTTTTTACCCATCCCTTAATATTTAATTTTTTGGCCGTTTTGTATGTAAAATAACGGAACCCAACGCCTTGTACCCGCCCTGAAATTATTAAATGTTTACTTGTCGTCTCCATTGTAAAATCTATTATTTCTTTGATAATTTGCTTAAACCTGCAATAAATACTGAACAACAATCAAAAATAGTTTTCTTACTTGTTTATATAAATATTTTGGTGTCTTAAAAATTCAATCATAATCTTGACTAATGCACCATTGGTTTATGTTTGCCCTCAATTTCGTACATTTTATCCACAGGTAAGACAACTAACAAATTCCATAACGGACTACACCTTTTAACCAATGACACTTACACAACTCTCATACATTGTTGCCGTTGATAAATACCGGCATTTTGCTACGGCAGCTGAAAAAAGTTTTGTTACCCAGCCTACGCTCAGCATGCAGATTCACAAACTGGAGGATGAACTCGGCATCACCATTTTCGACCGGTCAAAATCGCCCGTCATTCCAACTGAAATTGGTGAAAAAATCATTGATCAGGCTAAAACGATTTTAAAGGAGTCGAAACAACTATCAGATATTGCCAATTTCAAAGAAAACGAGTTGAAGGGTACATTCAAGGTGGGAATCATTCCAACAGTTGCACCTTATTTAGTTCCGTTATTTCTTCGATCATTTCTGAAGAAATATCCCCAGGTAAATCTGGTATTTGAAGAACTTTTAACCCAGGAAGTGATAGAACAACTTGGTAATGACCAGTTGGATGCCGGCATCATAGCCACACCCACCGATCAAAGTTTTATCTATACAGAAGATCTTTTTGTCGAGCCGTTTCTTGGATATCTGTCCCACAATCACCCTCTTAATGAAAAAGAAAAACTTTCGGTTGATGACCTGGATCAAACCAATATCTGGTTATTAAACGAGGGTCACTGCTTTAGAGACCAGGCAGTTAAGCTTTGTAAGGAAACCACCAAGAAAAACAATCACTCCCCAATTGAATTTAAGAGTGGAAACCTGGAGACATTAAAACGCCTTGTAGAACAAAACTTTGGCATGACTCTACTCCCATGGACAGCCGTTCAGGAGTTCGACAGCAACTGCGCCAATGCCGTCATCAAAGAGTTCCAGGATCCTGTTCCATCCCGTAAACTGCGCCTCATTTTTGGCCGGAAACATCTCAAACAGACCATTATCGGGGCGTTTAAAGAATCGATCTGCAGCTCGATTCCAAAAGCATTGAAAACAACTGAGAAACGAGTGTTGATTGAATAGTCATTGTCACAAGCGGGACGCTTGCGCCATCACATCAAAAAGATAGCGGGCAGGCATCTCGTTCGTGCTTATTGTAAGGATTTTCTCGGCGGGAGAATCACACACCGATTCATTCATCGGATGAGAATATTTACCAATTATTTTAAAACTACATCCAAACATTCATCCGATGAATCTTCAAAAAAGAGATCTACTCGACAACTGATCGAATCATAAATTTAATCCTCAAATCAAAATCCCGTACCTTTCTCTCTTTTGAAATTACGACCCCAAAAATTTAATGGACCACAGTCTTACCCTTTGGATTTTATTTAATGCCTTTATCCTGACAATGCTGATTGTTGACCTGAAAGTCTTCAACCGCAAACCTCACGAAATCAGCATCAGGGAAAGCCTTATCTGGACCGGAATCTGGATAGCTATGGCTGTTGTTTTTGGCATTGGGCTCTACTTTTTCATGGACCCACAATCCTCACTCGATTATTTTACGGGTTACTTGATTGAAAAATCTCTCAGCGTCGATAATATCTTTGTCTTCCTGTTGATTTTTACCTACTTCGGTGTGGATTCTATTTACCAGCATAAAGTACTTTTTTGGGGAATTTTTGGCGCTCTTGTTTTTCGACTCCTGTTTATCATGGTGGGCGTTGCATTGTTGGAACAGTTCCACTGGATTATTTATGTGTTCGGTGCATTTCTGATTTTTACAGGTATTAAACTTGGCCTGGAAAAAGACAAAGAGATCCACCCGGAAAAGAACCCGATTCTTAAATTGGTACGCCGTTTTATTCCCATTACCAAAAACTTTCACGGACCGGATTTCATCATCAAACGCGGCAAACGAATTATCGCCACACCTATGTTTGTGGTGCTTGTTGTGATTGAAACTACAGATATTATTTTTGCACTCGACTCCATTCCCGCAATCATGGCTATCACCCGTGATACCTTTTTAATCTACAGTGCTAACGCATTCGCTATCCTCGGCCTTCGGGCACTTTACTTCGCACTTTCCGGAGTGATGCGTCTGTTCCACTATCTGCACTATGGGCTGGCTTTTATTCTTGTGTTTATTGGAGTGAAGATGTTGATCGAAAGTTTCATCCATATCCCAACGCTTTTTACTCTTGGTGTAATTGTTGTGACTCTAACGATTTCTGTGATCTTTTCTATCAAATACCCTAAGGAGGAAGAACTTGAGGTACCGGAAGATGATTTGCAATAAAATGCCTTTAATGAAACTCATAAATGTAATAGCCATTACGGGCAATCCGTCAGCCGATGGAAAGAGCGGCATTTTATAAATTCAAATAAAGGCAGAAAATTACCGCTTTTTCACTTCGTTCTTCTACTCAATGACCCATACAAATTTGTTTTAAATCTATGGAATACTTTTCAACACAGTGGTTTATGGCTTACTATATTGCTCTCGGAGCACTGCTGGTAAGCTTTGGGATTTATCTTCTGATAAAAACCGATATCGTGAAAGAGTATCTTATAAACACTGCGAGTGAGGATAAACCACCCGCCTTATGGCGAAAAGTTTTAAAATATTTTCTTCTTTTTACGATTCCATGCCTCGTATTGTCATTTTATCCATTTTCGTGGATCGAACTTTTTTTCTCGATCTGGTCTCTGTTGATTGTTTTTATGCTGGGACAGCTTTTAGTAATGTGGACTCAAACCTCTCAAGCGATTATCAAAAATGTCGGTGATCTGGACAGGAAGATTCGTTTTGTAGCTGCCAATCTGATCTCTCTCGGAATTATTCTGTTCCTGCTATGTTATGTTTTGATAGAGCGAACGAGTTCAACGTAAAAATTTCTCAGCCTCAGTTAAGTACGGCAAGGTCATACAAATTATGAAATTTCAAAAAGCTGGATATCAAGGACTTTATTTTCCTGATCTGAAAGTGGCCGTGGATGGTCACCATCCGGATGCGGAGTACGTTTTTGTGAGCCACGCTCACGCCGATCACATGCCCCGTAACCGTTCATCGAAGGTGTACTCATCTAAAGCTACCATCGACTTGATGCGGAAAAGAGGATTTAATGGAGAGGGTCATGCACTTGATTTTGGAGAGCTGATTGAATCAGATCGATTCCGGGCCAAAATTTATCCCGCCGGCCATATTTTGGGATCAGCGATGATCTACCTCGAATCAGATAAAGAATCACTCCTCTATACCGGTGATTTCAAAACACCACCCTCCCCCGCTTCGGAAGGATTTGAAGCTCCCGATCAGGTTGATATTTTAGTCACCGAAGCAACTTTCAGCCTGCCTGTTTATCGCTGGAAAACCACTGATGAACTTGCTGAAGAGATTCGCAATTTTGCATCAAATACTCTCGCTGAAAATTACACACCGGTTTTCCTGGCATACAATCTCGGAAAAGCACAGGAGATCATGCACCTGCTCGCACCATTAGATCATTCGGTTATGATACACGGAGCCGGCTACAAAATGTGTCCGGTTTATGAAGAGAATGGCATTGATCTTGGAAGATATCAAGCCTACGATCGTGAGACGTGTAAAGGAAATATCCTGATCTGTCCCTCCTCAGCGTTGTCAAATGGATTTGCATCAAACGTATCCAAAAAACGAATTGCGTACTGTTCGGGATGGGCTTCAAATGAATCGAGACGAACTCAACTTACGGTCGATAAACTGATTGCCCTTTCAGATCATCTTGATTTTTTTGAGTTGATTAAATTTTGTAAGCAGCTAAATCCAAATAAGGCCTATATCACTCACACACCAAATCCTGCGGTGGTTAAGCACTATCTTGCAGAAGAAAATATCGATGCCGGCCATATTGATATCGAGATAAACGAAGATGATTAAAAAATTCACTCTATGAACGAAAAAGAAGATCAAAGCCTACCTCCAATTCTGGAGATGAACAACGCTACAGTACGGCGCGATGGAATCAATATTCTGGATCAACTTTCAATAAAGATACACCTGAATGAACATACAGCGATTATTGGTCCGAATGGCTCCGGAAAATCAACTTTCATAAAACTTATTACGCAAGAGATTTATCCACTGGCCAATAAGGAAGGTTCAGCACCGGTTCGGATGTTTGGCAACGATCATTGGGTACTGGAGAAATTACGGTCAAAGCTGAGCATTGTCTCAAGTGATCTGCAAAATGATTTTCTCCATAACACGAAGGATGGACAAATTTCGGGCCGTGATGTTGCAATAACAGGCTTCTTCTCGAGCCTTCGCCTTTTTCCGCATCAAACCATAACCAACTCAATGCTTGAAAAGGCAAATGAGGCTCTTTTATTGATGGAAGCTGACCACCTGGCGGATAAAATGCTCAACGAGATGTCAACCGGAGAGGTTCGCCGGGTACTCATTTCCAGGGCGCTCATCACAAGACCTGAGGTTCTGATACTCGATGAGCCCACTACCGCACTGGATTTTGTAGCAAGACACAATTTTATGGAGCAGATTCGAAAAGTGGTGCAGAGCGGAACAACGCTGATCCTGGTTACTCATCACATTGAAGAAGTCATTCCTGAAATTGAACGAGTCGTTCTTCTGAAGAATGGACAAAAAGCGTTTGACGGATCCAAAAAGGAAATACTAACTTCGAAGAATGTGAGTGAAATTTATGATCATCCGGTAAAACTGAATGGAAATAACGGCCTCTATAAAGTTCATGTTGATTGATGCATAAGAGATCTTTTGAATACAATGGATACTGGTATTTTACCTTTTTTGGACCCATCCCCCCTGCCAAAAGTCCCTCCTTGTTTCGCCGAAGTTTGGCGGAATAGGGAGGGATTTAGGGTGGGTCAGATTGGCTGAAATGTTTTTTTAATCTCAGGAAAATGATTGCTAAAAACTTCAACTTTTATACGCTTTGCAAAGTTATCCAGACAATTCGTGAAACCCGGAGTACGAATTCTAAAATTCAAATTTTTGCAGAGTATCTGCGTCAGCTAAAATCAGACCGAAACCTGCATCTTGCTACGCAATTTACTGCCGAGGGAGCCTTTGAAGAGGTGAGTGGGAAACGCGCATCGGTCGGGAGCCGTACCAGCGGATTGGCCGCCGCAAAATTTTGTGAGATTGATTACGACCTCGTTTTTAAACCCTGCCGAACGGCCACCGGCAGCAGCTCTGAGGCAATTGAACGATTGATGAACAACATTCCCGAAGCTATTGCGAAAAGAGAGCCGAAAAATCTATCTCTTGAGCAGGTTGATGAAATTTTTGACCGGCTTTATGCAGTATCATCCCGGGCAGATAAAGAGAAAATTCTCTGGGAAACCTGGCAGCGAATGACACCGGTGGAGATTAAATACTTTATTCGAATGTTGAGTCAGGGTTCGCTGCGAATTGGGTTTGAAACACGCAGTGTGGTTTCCTCCATTGCCAAAGCGTTTCAACAGGATCGTGAAGATGTTCGATATGCTCATATGATTACGGGAAGCATCGGGAAAACTGCTATTCTGGCTAAGCACAATCAACTTGAAAAGGCACAGTTTAAGCTATTTCATCCACTCTCCTTTATGCTGGCCTCACCCATTGAAAGCCGTGCCGTTGATAATATTGAGGAATATATTGCTGAGGAAAAGTTCGATGGCATGCGTGCTCAGGTGCATCTGGACGGAGATGAGATCAAGATTTTCTCGCGGGATCTGAATGATATCACTCGTTCTTTTCCCGATATCATCTCTTTTTTCAGAGAAAGAAAACTTCCGCCAACAGTTTTTGATGGAGAAATTTGTGTGTATAAAGACGACACCATCCTGCCGTTTCAACTGCTTCAAAAACGGATGGGTATTAAAAAACCAGGTAAGAAAATCCTCAAAAAATACCCGGTGTTGTTCATTGCATACGATCTGCTCTTCACAGATGGAACACCCATTTTTGATTTGATACTACCCGAACGGCGAGCGTTGTTGGAAGAATTATCTGAAAAGTATCATCTCCCAACATCCAATCAATTTGAAATTTCGGATGATGCTGATATTGAACATCTGTTTCAACGAGCTCTTAAACATGGCAATGAGGGATTGATGTTAAAACATAAAGAGAGCAAATATGAATACGGGCAGCGGCGTAAATCCTGGCTAAAGGTAAAAAAACCGGGTGGCTCATTTGATACAGTTATTATGTACGCACACGCCGGCAGCGGGAAACGGGGTGGAACTTATTCAGATTTTACTCTTGGAATTTCGGTTAAAGAGGATGAAAGATATGAGGAGGAATTTATCCCAATCGGAAAAGCGTATGGTGGTTACACCGATGCCGAACTCAAAAAAATCAATCAAAAAGTAAAAGAGCTAACGGTTGAACGATATGGGCCAACTCTTGGCTTAATTCCCGAACTGGTTGTGGAGATTGAGTTTGATGATATCCAGGTTAATAAACGAACAAAAGCCGGGTACACCTTACGGCTTCCCAGGTTCAAAGCGATCCGCTGGGATTTGGGGCCTGCTGATGTGAATACCCTGCATGATGTTGAACAATTCTATCAACAAAAGATTGAAAATGAACCTCTTTCACAAAAAGAAAATCCATCTTTTTCATTTTCAACTTCATCTAATCAAACTTAAATTATTGCTTGAATTAAAGAAATCTCCCTTTTTGGAGATAAAATAATTGGTTCAGTAACGCTCAAGCATTCAGAATGAAGCAACTCATTACCGGAATTCAACAAATAGGCATCGGTGTAACAGATATAGATGAAGCATGGGCCTGGTATCGTAAATTTTTTGGGACTGACGTACCCGTGTTTGATGACGTTGCCCGGGCAGAACTAATGACGCGTTATACCGGAGGGGATGCACATTCAAGGAGGGCTGTCTTAGCATTAAATATGTGCGGAGGAGGTGGCTTTGAAATTTGGCAGTATAAAAGCAGAAAACCGGTTGAGTGTAATTTTGATATTCAATTGGGAGACCTTGGAATCAATGCTGTAAAAATAAAAACAAAGGATGTTCAAAAAGCCCATCAGAGATTCAAAACGCTTGGTAATAAAACACTTTCTGAGCTCTATAAACTACCCAATAAAGAACTTACTTTTTGGACTAAAGATCCCTATGGAAACTTGTTTCAGGTTGTAAACGGAAACTCCTGGTTTAAAGAAGGATCTCATTGTACCGGTGGTGTTTGCGGCGCAATTATTGGGGTAAGTGACATTGATGCTGTTTTACCTTTATACACGATGGCACTTGGCTTTAATGAGATCATTTATGATGAATCCGGAACATTTGAAAACCTTGATGAACAACACTCTTACAGACGACTTTTATTGAGAAAAAAACAGAAAGATGAAGGCGCATTCAGCCGTCTGTTTGGTCATATTGATATTGAACTAATCCAGGTTTTGGACAGGG
Protein-coding regions in this window:
- a CDS encoding VOC family protein, coding for MKQLITGIQQIGIGVTDIDEAWAWYRKFFGTDVPVFDDVARAELMTRYTGGDAHSRRAVLALNMCGGGGFEIWQYKSRKPVECNFDIQLGDLGINAVKIKTKDVQKAHQRFKTLGNKTLSELYKLPNKELTFWTKDPYGNLFQVVNGNSWFKEGSHCTGGVCGAIIGVSDIDAVLPLYTMALGFNEIIYDESGTFENLDEQHSYRRLLLRKKQKDEGAFSRLFGHIDIELIQVLDREPRKIYGDRYWGDPGFIHLCFDVNNMDLLKEKCIDLGYPFTVDSSSSFDMGEAAGQFSYIEDPDGTLIEFVEAHKLPIFKKWGWFINLKKRKHKKPLPDWMLKTMSFNRVRG
- a CDS encoding TerC family protein is translated as MDHSLTLWILFNAFILTMLIVDLKVFNRKPHEISIRESLIWTGIWIAMAVVFGIGLYFFMDPQSSLDYFTGYLIEKSLSVDNIFVFLLIFTYFGVDSIYQHKVLFWGIFGALVFRLLFIMVGVALLEQFHWIIYVFGAFLIFTGIKLGLEKDKEIHPEKNPILKLVRRFIPITKNFHGPDFIIKRGKRIIATPMFVVLVVIETTDIIFALDSIPAIMAITRDTFLIYSANAFAILGLRALYFALSGVMRLFHYLHYGLAFILVFIGVKMLIESFIHIPTLFTLGVIVVTLTISVIFSIKYPKEEELEVPEDDLQ
- the thpR gene encoding RNA 2',3'-cyclic phosphodiesterase — encoded protein: MRLFVSIDFPESILKTIQSWIPEQAGWKKTSLHQMHLTLVFLGDCSAQEKDEIHKILSEIEFTPFDMVIEGLGAFPNESAPRIIWAGVQHCEELINLQQSISDSLKDYIKSKHSDSYIPHITLARKKSNKGINYDLKQMLRKETEKLVVEVESFQLKQSILKSSGSEHIVLLSYS
- a CDS encoding acylphosphatase, giving the protein METTSKHLIISGRVQGVGFRYFTYKTAKKLNIKGWVKNLQDGTVETVFTGSPENVYNMMEELKEGPASAKVQNVEEVELTTDTDNFNDFTIRR
- a CDS encoding LysR substrate-binding domain-containing protein gives rise to the protein MTLTQLSYIVAVDKYRHFATAAEKSFVTQPTLSMQIHKLEDELGITIFDRSKSPVIPTEIGEKIIDQAKTILKESKQLSDIANFKENELKGTFKVGIIPTVAPYLVPLFLRSFLKKYPQVNLVFEELLTQEVIEQLGNDQLDAGIIATPTDQSFIYTEDLFVEPFLGYLSHNHPLNEKEKLSVDDLDQTNIWLLNEGHCFRDQAVKLCKETTKKNNHSPIEFKSGNLETLKRLVEQNFGMTLLPWTAVQEFDSNCANAVIKEFQDPVPSRKLRLIFGRKHLKQTIIGAFKESICSSIPKALKTTEKRVLIE
- a CDS encoding ATP-dependent DNA ligase, which produces MIAKNFNFYTLCKVIQTIRETRSTNSKIQIFAEYLRQLKSDRNLHLATQFTAEGAFEEVSGKRASVGSRTSGLAAAKFCEIDYDLVFKPCRTATGSSSEAIERLMNNIPEAIAKREPKNLSLEQVDEIFDRLYAVSSRADKEKILWETWQRMTPVEIKYFIRMLSQGSLRIGFETRSVVSSIAKAFQQDREDVRYAHMITGSIGKTAILAKHNQLEKAQFKLFHPLSFMLASPIESRAVDNIEEYIAEEKFDGMRAQVHLDGDEIKIFSRDLNDITRSFPDIISFFRERKLPPTVFDGEICVYKDDTILPFQLLQKRMGIKKPGKKILKKYPVLFIAYDLLFTDGTPIFDLILPERRALLEELSEKYHLPTSNQFEISDDADIEHLFQRALKHGNEGLMLKHKESKYEYGQRRKSWLKVKKPGGSFDTVIMYAHAGSGKRGGTYSDFTLGISVKEDERYEEEFIPIGKAYGGYTDAELKKINQKVKELTVERYGPTLGLIPELVVEIEFDDIQVNKRTKAGYTLRLPRFKAIRWDLGPADVNTLHDVEQFYQQKIENEPLSQKENPSFSFSTSSNQT
- a CDS encoding ATP-binding cassette domain-containing protein, coding for MNEKEDQSLPPILEMNNATVRRDGINILDQLSIKIHLNEHTAIIGPNGSGKSTFIKLITQEIYPLANKEGSAPVRMFGNDHWVLEKLRSKLSIVSSDLQNDFLHNTKDGQISGRDVAITGFFSSLRLFPHQTITNSMLEKANEALLLMEADHLADKMLNEMSTGEVRRVLISRALITRPEVLILDEPTTALDFVARHNFMEQIRKVVQSGTTLILVTHHIEEVIPEIERVVLLKNGQKAFDGSKKEILTSKNVSEIYDHPVKLNGNNGLYKVHVD